One Sulfoacidibacillus ferrooxidans genomic window, TTACTCACAGAGGTGGCAACCAAGGTAGGAGCAGGGGCTGTTGCACATGGTTGTACGGGCAAAGGTAACGATCAGGTGCGCTTTGACGTGTCTGTAGCGGCACTCGATCCAATGCTTACGGTTGAGGCACCTGTGCGCGAGTGGGCATGGTCGCGCGATGAAGAGATCGCTTATGCAAAAGAACACGGGATTCCGATCCCAATCACTCTCGATAGCCCGTTTAGTATTGATGCTAACTTATGGGGTAGAAGTTGCGAGGCAGGCGTGTTGGAAGATCCTTTTGCAGAAGCGCCTGAAGAAGCGTTTGACTGGACAGTTAATCCACTGGATGCACCCAATCAGCCGGAGTATGTTGAGATCGAATTTGTTGCCGGGCGACCCGTCAAGTTAGATGGAGAGTCCATGCCGCTTGTGACGTTGATTGAGCGACTCAATCAGATAGCAGGGGCGCATGGAGTAGGTCGTATTGATCATGTGGAGAATCGATTAGTTGGGATTAAATCGCGTGAAGTGTACGAGGCACCAGCTGCCATTACGCTGATTAAGGCACACCAGGCTTTAGAATATTTGACGTTGACCCGTGAGGTTGCACAATTTAAACCACAGATTGAACAAAAGTATGCGGAACTTGTATATAATGGATTATGGTTTTCACCATTAAAGTCAGCACTTGATGCATTTATTATTCAAACGCAAGCTCATGTGACTGGCACAGTGCGGATGAAGTTATTTAAGGGAAACACTTATGCTGCTGCTTCTAGTTCGCCCTATTCACTCTATAACAAAGAATTAGCGACTTACGCGGGTGGCGATACGTTCGATCATAAGGCGGCGATTGGATTTATTTCACTGTGGGGACTACCTACGCGATTACAGGCAACCGTACAAACGGATACGGATAAGTAAAGGGGTAGTTAGTCAATGAAAAAACAGTCTAATGCCATGTGGGGTGGACGATTCACTAAGCAACCAGATGAGCTTGTGGAGGCGTTTGGAGCTTCTGTCGCATTTGATCAGCGGCTTGCACCGTATGATATTGCAGGAAGTATCGCGCATATCACCATGCTTGCGAAGCAAGGGGTCGTCACTTTGCAAGAGTCAGCCACGATCGTTGAGGGTCTAGAAGCGATTCGCAGTGAAATCGAAGCGGGCGACTTTGTGTGGGAGCAAGCGCTAGAAGATGTGCACATGAATATCGAACAAAAGCTGATTGAACGTATTGGACCTGTAGGAGGCAAACTTCATACGGGGAGGAGTCGCAATGATCAAGTGGCACTTGACTTGCATCTGTTTACTCTCGATGAAGTAGCGACCGTAGACACGCTTGTGATGGAGTTGCAAACGGCGCTATGCGACTGCGCAGAGCACTACTTTGAAGTGCTGATTCCGGGTTATACGCATATGCAACGAGCGCAACCGGTCTTATTTGCTCATCATCTCCTTGCGTATGCATGGATGTTTGCGCGGGATCGCGAGCGGTTAGATGGAGTGCATCAACGTGCTGACCTGATGCCACTTGGCGCAGGGGCGCTTGCTGGGACATCATTTCCGTTAGATCGCGAATGGGTAGCAAAGGAACTAGGGTTTACTGCACTATATGAAAATAGCATGGATGCTGTGAGTGATCGAGACTATGTGATTGAGGCGTTGTCCGCCCTATCGCTTCTGATGATGCATCTTTCGCGATTGGCAGAAGAACTGATTTTGTGGAGTAGTACAGAATTTGGCTTTATTGAATTGGACGACGCGTATACGACGGGCTCGTCGATGATGCCACAAAAGAAAAATCCTGATATGGCTGAGTTAGTGCGAGGAAAAACAGGGCGTGTGTACGGTCATTTGCTAGGACTTCTTACGACATGCAAGGGTCTGCCACTGACGTACAATAAAGATATGCAAGAAGATAAAGAAGGATTATTTGATGCGATCGATACTGTGAAAAATGCGGTGCGCATTTTTACAGGCATGATTGCAACTCTCACTGTACGCGAAGAGGCTGTCTCACTTGCTTTACGTGAAGATTATAGCGCAGCGACTGATGTGGCAGATGCTTTAGTGCGAGCTGGTATGCCATTTCGCGAAGCGCATGAGGTTGTTGGGAGCATGGTGCGCTATTGTATTGAACACAAAAAACCTCTCACAGAGATAAGCGCATCTGAGTTAAAGCAGTTTACTGAGTTGTTAGATGTTCAAACGATTGCTTCACTTACGCCAGCTGCACTTGTGGCTGCACGTCATGTGCGAGGTGGCACGGCGCCCGCAGCTGTGCGTGAACAGCTACGGCTGTTTCGTGAACACTATCTTTCGCGTGAGTAAAGGCTCGAACACATGGATATGTCAATCAACGAATCAGGACCCATCAACAGAGCTTGCTCTTTTGATGGGTCCTTTGTGATATATGCTCCTGTTGATGCCACTACGTGTGTTTTCTACGATGCATCACGAAGATTGGCGTCAGTTCTCAAAGTGGCTAGTGTGCATGGAAATTACATCCACATGCAGGAGTTTCGATTTGGTTGTCGAATATAGTGTCGAAGAATGACACATAGCCATGAATCATGGTTATAAGTTGTGATTACGAGGTCAACTCCGCATGGGGGATCGGTATGATTGAGATGCAAGATGTTTGGAAGGAATATGGTAATGGTGTTACAGCTTTATCGGGTGTTTCTGTGCGTATTCCGCAAGGGACGTTTGTCTATGTCGTAGGGCCAAGTGGCGCAGGCAAATCTACGTTTATTAAGTTGATGTACCGACAGGAACGGCCTACTAAGGGACATATTTTTGTTGGTGGTTTTAACATTGAACGGCTACGTGAACGGCAAATTCCTATGATGCGAAGACATGTCGGGGTCGTGTTCCAAGATTACAAGCTACTGCAACAATTAACGGTAGCTGAGAACGTCGCTTTTGCATTAGAAGTCATTGAAGTCTCACGCAAGATGATCTATAAGCGTGTCAATGAGGTATTAGAACTCGTAGGTCTAGAAGATAAAAGGAACATGCTTCCGCTTGAGTTATCTGGTGGAGAACAACAACGGGTGGCGATTGCGCGGGCGCTTGTCAATAAACCAAAGGTTGTCGTTGCAGATGAACCCACAGGGAATCTGGATCCAGAAAACTCCTGGGCTATTTTAAAGTTACTGGAACGTGTCAATGATCGTGGTACCACGATTGTCATGGCTACGCACAACCGAGAATTGGTGAATGCGAGTAAAAAACGAGTGATCGCTATAGAGGATGGACGCATCAATCGAGACGAAGAGCGCGGGGATTATGGATATGAAGATTAGAACAATTGGGCGACATGGCAGAGAAGGTTTCAAAAATTTATTTCGCAATGGATGGATGACGTTTGCAGCAGTGAGTGCTGTGGCAGTCACCTTGCTTATTTTAGGGGCGTCTCTTGTCCTTAGTGTAAATATCCAAGCGATGTCTCTCAATATCGAAAATCAGTTACAATTTAATGCGTATGTTTCAGATAGTGTTAGCGTTAAGGAACTGCCGGTGCTTGACCACAAGTTGCACGCGATTGCAGGTGTGCGATCGGTTACATTCGTATCTAAAGAAGCTGCGTTAAAAAGAATGAAACAAATTTTGCAGTCAAATGCGGACTTAATTAATGGTCTTGGCAATCCATTGCCAAACGAGTTTGTTCTTCAAGTCAATAACCCACATCAAATTGCAGAAATAGCAAACCAAGTAGACCATATCAAGGGGATTGAAAAGGTCCAGTATGGTGCGAGTGTCGTTCCAAAACTCCTTTCCATTATGACGATCGTACGCGATACTGCAGTTATTTTTATCGTTGGATTGATCATTATGGGTATGTTTTTGATCTCTAATACAGTTAAGATTACGATCTTTACGAGGAAACGCGAGATTGAAATTATGAAACTTGTCGGTGCGACAGATGGATTTATCCGCGGGCCATTTTTTGTTGAGGGAACACTCATGGGGATCTTTGGAGCGCTTATTCCTAGTGTTTTATTGTATGAAGGATATCGTTGGATTCGCCACGCCATCGAGCTTTTTCCTCCCTTTACGCTACTCCCAACGCCCTATGTGATGGATCGGGTGGTACTTGTACTTCTTGGTTGTGGACTCTTTATAGGGGTATGGGGTTCGCTTGTTTCGATGCGCAAATTTTTGCGCGTGTAATCAGGTGTGTTACTGACAGACTCGTCCGCATAGAGTATAGGAGATTGTACGAAAGTACAAGCAATGCGATTTGCGGGCGAAAGTCAGGTGGTACATATGGTTAGCAAGCGAGTAGGTAAGTGGAGTAGGCTGATTGGAACTGTGGCTTTGACGGCTGCGGTTACAGTCATTGGTTTAAAGTGGGTTGGTGCAGATTTCTCTCCATTATCAGGGGATGCATCGTACCAAAAGTTTGTGTCAGCCTATGAATTACTCTCTCAAAGTTATGTTCAAAAGGTGTCCACGCCACAGCTTTTAGAGGGCGCGATAGGCGGGATGGTTCAGTCGGTAGGAGATCCTTTTTCTGTCTATATGAATCCAGGGATGACAGCGCGTTTTCGTGAGTTAGTGACGTCGCACTTTCAAGGCATTGGTGCTGTATTGTCCTTGCAATCTGGCAATATGGTCATCTCGACTGTGATGCCTGGTTCCCCAGCGCAAAAGGCTGGGTTGGCGCCTGGAGACATGCTTTTGAAGATTGGTGGTACGTCAACTACAGGACTATCACTGGAACAAGCTGTTGAGAAGATTCGCGGACAGCGCGGAACGTATGTCACTTTAGAGATTAGACGTGGCGATCAGGAGCTAACGATGAAGGTCATGCGTGCGCGACTAGATCAAGCGACTGTTTATGCGCGGATGCTGCCTGATCAGATTGGCTATCTACGCATTACCCAATTTAGTGAAGATACAGCATCAGCATTTGCGCGAGATTTAGACATTCTTACGAAAAGTGGAGCTCGTGCACTGATCATCGATGTGCGCGATGATCCGGGTGGACTATTGCAAAGTGTGGCACAGATTTCTGACGACCTGCTTCCAAAGTCGAAGGTCATTGTTCAACTTCAAGATCGGGCTGGGAAACGTGAAGTGATCAGATCGACAGGTGGCAGCGTGCATGTGCCAATGGTATGTCTCATCAACGGGGATAGCGCCAGTGCGGCCGAGATTTTGGCTGCGGCATTAGAAGAATCGGGCAATGTCCCCTTGATTGGAGAGCGTACATACGGTAAAGGAACTGTGCAAGAAACGCGAGAATTTAAAGATGGTTCAAGTATAAAGCTAACAGTAGCCAAGTGGTTAACTCCAGATGGGCAATGGATTCATAAACACGGTATTGCGCCGACTGTAGCTGTACCTACACCATCGTATTTTCGGTTGCCGCCGCTTGCTATGACGATGGCTACACCCTATACACTCAATGCGAACAACGTTGAAGTGGCAGTGTTACAGCGGATGTTGCTTGCACTGGGCTTTAATCCGGGACGAACCGATGGGTATTATAGTCAGGAAACCAAAAATGCTGTAGCTGTTTTTCAACGCCAACAAAAACTCCCAGTAAATGGGGAATTGAACGATGCTACAGCGTATGCAGTAAATGTCGCGATACTCAGGTTAAAACAGCGGGACGACCCCCAACTGACTGCAGCGATTGGATATTTAGAGCAGAAACTCATGAAGTAATAGCAGGAAGCTGTGCAATATGTGTCGAATAGATAACCTGTGGATATCCATGGGTTATCTTTGTTTTTGTTGATGAGGAAAGGGACGATGGTCGTGGCGATGTGGCAGCAACTGAGTGATGGCTATATGCGACTATTGATAGAACCGTGGATTTATTTGTTGATGGTTGGTTTTGTGTGGGTGCAGTATCGTCGTGGAGAGATTATGGAACGGACATCTTTTGGAGTAAAGGTCAACTTTGCGGACTTAGAGTGGATGATTTCTGTTTTGTATGGAGTGGTCGGTGGGATTCTTGCAAGTATCGTCTTTTGGTTATTGCATGTACAAGTAGGTCTTGTTGAGATTGTGTCGATATGGATGATCATCGTCGTTTTGATGTTGATCGACGTACGACTGACTTGTATTGCTTACGCTGGACCCTTATTCATTGTAGCTGCAGTCATTTTACAATGGCTTGCTTCTACCTCTGGTGTTCTACAAGTTCTGTGGTTGCGCAAAGTAGCTGATGCGCCTACACACTTTGCTTCGCTGATCATGATGGTTGGCGTTTTACATGTCATGGAGGGAATTCTCATTTTTATGGGAGGATGGCGCGGCGCATCTCCATTGTTTGTAGAGAGTCGACGCGGTCAAGTGATTGGGGCCTTTTCACTGCAAAAGTTCTGGGCGATGCCCATGGTATTAGGTACGGCTGTCGGTGTGGTTCCTTTTCCTGTAGTGATTGGGTTTAGTACGCTAACTGTTGGATTTATTCCAAAGCATGCGGCGCGATTGGCCGCTAGTCCGCTTGTTTTGTATGGAGTACTTGTGACGGTTGCTGGTTTGTTGGCCAGAGGCCATATGGTATGGACGATTCTCGTTGCCGTTTTTACGTTAGTATTACATGAATTATTGTATAAATGGGTGCAACACAAAGAGATGAACGCGGCGCCCTTGTTTGTAAGGCCAGCTCGTGGTGTACGCGTACTGGCCACGATTTTGCGCAGTCCAGCTCGTGCGGTGGGCCTTCAACCTGGAGATACGATGGTGAAAGTAGGTTCGATGAATGTCAATAGTGCGTATGATATTCACTTTGCTATCGATCAAAATCCTGCTTATGCAAAAATCGAGGCAGTGGATCTGCGCGGTGAAACAAGGTTTTTGGGAACGCCAATTTTTGAAGATGATCCACATCAACTCGGCGTGATTATGGTGCCTGATGAGCATGCGCGTGAGTATGCAGAGATTTATCCGTTTTCCGCTGCACGCTGGCTGTTTGAGTGGTGGCGGCGCAGAAAAACGATAGGTGGAACGCACGGACAAAGGCGGCGCAAACGGCAGAGTCGGCAAAGTCAACAACATGTGGTCGACAAAAAATCAACTGTGATCGATTCATAGATAAAATATAGGAATCAAAACGATAGGTGTCGTAGATAAGGGGTTATGGGAAAGTGGATATTACAACATTAGTTGGGTTGCTGTTGAGTTTGATCTCTCTTCTTGTGGCGTTTGTTATGGAGGGTGGATCTCCGCTCGCACTATTTGGCTTGTCGGCTGGATTGATCGTGTTTGGTGGTACGATTGGCGCTCTTATTGTGTCGTATCCTGGAGCGCAATTAAAATCAATACCTAAATTATTTAAAATTGCCTTTACGAATCGATCGACGGATCCACTTGATACGATTGATCGCTTGGTGGAACTTGCGACGACTGCTCGTCGTGAAGGAATTTTATCCTTAGAAGATAAGTTGACGGGGTTGTCGGATGAATTTCTCCGCAGCGGTATACAGTTGGTTGTTGATGGTGTAGATCCTGAATTGGTGCGAACCATACTCGAAACAGAGTTAACAGCCATGGAGGGTCGGCATGAGATAGGTGCAGGCATCTTTGAGTCAGCAGGCGGGTTTTCACCAACCATGGGAATACTCGGAACCGTTATGGGTCTTATTCATGTGTTAAGTGATTTATCGGATGTCTCTCGTCTTGGTCCGCTAATTGCTACAGCTTTTATTGCGACGCTGTACGGTGTGGGTACGGCTAACTTACTTTGGCTTCCTATTGCCAGCAAACTTAAAATGAGATCAAAGTTAGAAGTGACTGGTAGAGAGTTAATTGTAGAAGGCATTTTGTCTATTCAAGCGGGCGAAAACCCCAATACATTGCGTCAAAAATTGCAGGTATTCTTACCGCCATCGGCACGTGAGCGGTCTGTACAGACTAGTGGGGCGGATGGTAAGGTCGGAGCTCTTGATGCATAAAAAGCTATCGTTATATGTGGAGTTTATATCGAACGTATGATCGTATATAATAGAGAAAGGAGTGCAGAAGGAGGGTTGACATGATGGCCGATGCGTTACCTGGGTCGTTTCACTTGGTGTCAGACTATACGCCGACTGGTGATCAACCGACTGCGATTGATGAATTGGTCACGGGCTTGAATGAAGATCATGCTTTTCAAACGCTACTTGGTGTGACTGGATCCGGAAAGACGTTTACCATTGCCAATGTTGTTGAAAAGATAAATCGACCAACACTAGTTATCGCACACAATAAAACATTAGCCGCACAGCTCACAGCTGAGTTTAAAGAATTTTTTCCGCAAAACGCGGTGGAGTACTTTGTTAGTTATTATGATTATTATCAACCAGAAGCTTACATTCCACAATCGGATACATTCATTGAAAAAGATGCAAAAATTAACGATGAGATCGACAAACTGCGACACTCTGCGACTAGTTCACTTTTTGAGCGAAATGACGTGCTTGTCGTAGCTAGTGTGTCGAGTATTTTTGGTTTAGGGAGTCCATTTCGTTATCGGGAAAACGTATTGTCTTTACGTGTAGGCATGCAACGACCGCGCAATGAAATCTTGCATAGATTGGTTGATATGCAATATGAACGAAACGATATGAACTTTACTCGTGGAACATTTCGCGTACGAGGCGATGTGGTAGAGATTGTTCCGGCTTCGCAGGGAGATCATGCCTTACGAGTCGAGTTTTTTGGGGATGATATTGATCGAATTACTGAAATTGACGTACTTACAGGTGAGTTGATCGGACGTCGAGATCATATTGCCATTTTTCCTGCTTCTCACTTTGTCTCATCAAAAGAGACTATTGAGAGGGCGGTTACAAGCATTCGCGCGGAAGCCGTAGAACGTCTAGAAGAATTGCGTCATGCTGGAAAGCTACTTGAAGCACAACGCTTAGAACAACGAACCAATTATGATCTTGAGATGATGATGGAAGTTGGATTTTGTTCAGGGATTGAAAATTACTCGCGACATTTAGATGGACGTGTGGCAGGAGAACCACCCTACACATTATTCGATTATTTCCCTAAGAATTTCTTATTGGTGATTGATGAGTCGCATGTCACCATTCCGCAGTTACACGGTATGTACGGTGGAGATCACACGCGTAAAATGACACTCATTGAACATGGGTTTAGGTTGCCATCTGCTGCAGATAATCGCCCATTGCGCTTTGAGGAGCTTAGCAGGTACACATATCAAACCGTGTTTGTGTCTGCTACTCCAGGTGACTACGAGAGCAATGTGAGCGCAAATATTGTTGAACAAATTATACGACCCACAGGATTGCTCGATCCTGTGATTCACGTGCGTCCGATTAAAGGACAAATTGACGATCTTATTGGCGAAATTCGCAAGCGCACGAATCGTGATGAAAGAGTGCTTGTCACGACGCTCACCAAGAAAATGTCTGAGGATTTAACGGATTATTTAAAAGAGGTTGGAATTAAAGTTAGATATTTACATAGCGACATTAAAACGTTGGAACGGATGTCGATCCTACGTGAGCTTCGTCTTGGGGTATTTGATGTATTGATTGGCATCAACTTGTTGCGAGAAGGTCTGGATTTGCCTGAAGTTTCTCTTGTAGCCATATTAGATGCGGATAAAGAAGGTTTCTTGCGAGCAGAGCGCTCCTTAATTCAAACAATCG contains:
- a CDS encoding argininosuccinate synthase, which encodes MGKQKLVLAYSGGLDTSVAIKWLSEKSGYDVIALSADVGEGKDLAFVKDKALSIGAVESYMIDAREQFAEEFILPSLYANALYEGVYPLSAALSRPLISKLLTEVATKVGAGAVAHGCTGKGNDQVRFDVSVAALDPMLTVEAPVREWAWSRDEEIAYAKEHGIPIPITLDSPFSIDANLWGRSCEAGVLEDPFAEAPEEAFDWTVNPLDAPNQPEYVEIEFVAGRPVKLDGESMPLVTLIERLNQIAGAHGVGRIDHVENRLVGIKSREVYEAPAAITLIKAHQALEYLTLTREVAQFKPQIEQKYAELVYNGLWFSPLKSALDAFIIQTQAHVTGTVRMKLFKGNTYAAASSSPYSLYNKELATYAGGDTFDHKAAIGFISLWGLPTRLQATVQTDTDK
- a CDS encoding S41 family peptidase, producing MVSKRVGKWSRLIGTVALTAAVTVIGLKWVGADFSPLSGDASYQKFVSAYELLSQSYVQKVSTPQLLEGAIGGMVQSVGDPFSVYMNPGMTARFRELVTSHFQGIGAVLSLQSGNMVISTVMPGSPAQKAGLAPGDMLLKIGGTSTTGLSLEQAVEKIRGQRGTYVTLEIRRGDQELTMKVMRARLDQATVYARMLPDQIGYLRITQFSEDTASAFARDLDILTKSGARALIIDVRDDPGGLLQSVAQISDDLLPKSKVIVQLQDRAGKREVIRSTGGSVHVPMVCLINGDSASAAEILAAALEESGNVPLIGERTYGKGTVQETREFKDGSSIKLTVAKWLTPDGQWIHKHGIAPTVAVPTPSYFRLPPLAMTMATPYTLNANNVEVAVLQRMLLALGFNPGRTDGYYSQETKNAVAVFQRQQKLPVNGELNDATAYAVNVAILRLKQRDDPQLTAAIGYLEQKLMK
- the ftsE gene encoding cell division ATP-binding protein FtsE, giving the protein MIEMQDVWKEYGNGVTALSGVSVRIPQGTFVYVVGPSGAGKSTFIKLMYRQERPTKGHIFVGGFNIERLRERQIPMMRRHVGVVFQDYKLLQQLTVAENVAFALEVIEVSRKMIYKRVNEVLELVGLEDKRNMLPLELSGGEQQRVAIARALVNKPKVVVADEPTGNLDPENSWAILKLLERVNDRGTTIVMATHNRELVNASKKRVIAIEDGRINRDEERGDYGYED
- the uvrB gene encoding excinuclease ABC subunit UvrB, with translation MMADALPGSFHLVSDYTPTGDQPTAIDELVTGLNEDHAFQTLLGVTGSGKTFTIANVVEKINRPTLVIAHNKTLAAQLTAEFKEFFPQNAVEYFVSYYDYYQPEAYIPQSDTFIEKDAKINDEIDKLRHSATSSLFERNDVLVVASVSSIFGLGSPFRYRENVLSLRVGMQRPRNEILHRLVDMQYERNDMNFTRGTFRVRGDVVEIVPASQGDHALRVEFFGDDIDRITEIDVLTGELIGRRDHIAIFPASHFVSSKETIERAVTSIRAEAVERLEELRHAGKLLEAQRLEQRTNYDLEMMMEVGFCSGIENYSRHLDGRVAGEPPYTLFDYFPKNFLLVIDESHVTIPQLHGMYGGDHTRKMTLIEHGFRLPSAADNRPLRFEELSRYTYQTVFVSATPGDYESNVSANIVEQIIRPTGLLDPVIHVRPIKGQIDDLIGEIRKRTNRDERVLVTTLTKKMSEDLTDYLKEVGIKVRYLHSDIKTLERMSILRELRLGVFDVLIGINLLREGLDLPEVSLVAILDADKEGFLRAERSLIQTIGRAARNASGEVIMYADRVTRSMDVAISETNRRREIQIAYNTLHGITPQTIKKSIRDVIEATKSLTDSDDLERKVKSMTKAERKELVGRLEKEMKDAAKALQFERAAELRDLIVELSGS
- the argH gene encoding argininosuccinate lyase, with product MKKQSNAMWGGRFTKQPDELVEAFGASVAFDQRLAPYDIAGSIAHITMLAKQGVVTLQESATIVEGLEAIRSEIEAGDFVWEQALEDVHMNIEQKLIERIGPVGGKLHTGRSRNDQVALDLHLFTLDEVATVDTLVMELQTALCDCAEHYFEVLIPGYTHMQRAQPVLFAHHLLAYAWMFARDRERLDGVHQRADLMPLGAGALAGTSFPLDREWVAKELGFTALYENSMDAVSDRDYVIEALSALSLLMMHLSRLAEELILWSSTEFGFIELDDAYTTGSSMMPQKKNPDMAELVRGKTGRVYGHLLGLLTTCKGLPLTYNKDMQEDKEGLFDAIDTVKNAVRIFTGMIATLTVREEAVSLALREDYSAATDVADALVRAGMPFREAHEVVGSMVRYCIEHKKPLTEISASELKQFTELLDVQTIASLTPAALVAARHVRGGTAPAAVREQLRLFREHYLSRE
- the ftsX gene encoding permease-like cell division protein FtsX, with the translated sequence MKIRTIGRHGREGFKNLFRNGWMTFAAVSAVAVTLLILGASLVLSVNIQAMSLNIENQLQFNAYVSDSVSVKELPVLDHKLHAIAGVRSVTFVSKEAALKRMKQILQSNADLINGLGNPLPNEFVLQVNNPHQIAEIANQVDHIKGIEKVQYGASVVPKLLSIMTIVRDTAVIFIVGLIIMGMFLISNTVKITIFTRKREIEIMKLVGATDGFIRGPFFVEGTLMGIFGALIPSVLLYEGYRWIRHAIELFPPFTLLPTPYVMDRVVLVLLGCGLFIGVWGSLVSMRKFLRV
- a CDS encoding flagellar motor protein, which encodes MDITTLVGLLLSLISLLVAFVMEGGSPLALFGLSAGLIVFGGTIGALIVSYPGAQLKSIPKLFKIAFTNRSTDPLDTIDRLVELATTARREGILSLEDKLTGLSDEFLRSGIQLVVDGVDPELVRTILETELTAMEGRHEIGAGIFESAGGFSPTMGILGTVMGLIHVLSDLSDVSRLGPLIATAFIATLYGVGTANLLWLPIASKLKMRSKLEVTGRELIVEGILSIQAGENPNTLRQKLQVFLPPSARERSVQTSGADGKVGALDA